The following coding sequences are from one bacterium SCSIO 12741 window:
- a CDS encoding DUF3817 domain-containing protein: MIHFFTTNMGRLRLFGWLEGLSLLILVFVAVPLKYLLHEPKWVALMGPIHGGLFLLFIFNTLRTGIEQRWKFSETTWKVLIACLIPFGTFYIDNRILRKMDSNS, encoded by the coding sequence ATGATTCACTTTTTCACCACAAACATGGGACGCCTTCGACTTTTTGGATGGTTAGAGGGCTTATCTCTCCTTATTCTGGTATTTGTTGCGGTACCCCTCAAATACCTTTTGCATGAACCCAAGTGGGTGGCTCTTATGGGACCCATTCATGGTGGCTTATTCCTACTTTTCATCTTCAACACACTCCGAACTGGCATTGAGCAGCGCTGGAAATTCAGTGAAACAACTTGGAAGGTATTGATTGCTTGTCTTATTCCATTTGGGACCTTCTACATCGACAACCGCATCCTAAGAAAAATGGACTCCAACTCATGA
- a CDS encoding Crp/Fnr family transcriptional regulator has translation MKFKFTPIRVLTPQEIEEEFRAFLSHFPFLQENEVDILVEHSVIKEFKKGTVLLREGSISKECYAVIRGCVREYYLKEGQDRSTAFFTEGQSVNSFSSYTNQLPSRHFLECSEDCLLTVGSQSLVDEMCARIPRLAELIQTEVEKDAGALQDRMASFMTSTPEERFTDLLESNPGLMNRVPQHQIASYLGVTPESLSRIKRRFFQKKDSA, from the coding sequence TTGAAATTCAAATTCACACCTATTAGAGTGCTTACACCTCAAGAAATAGAAGAAGAATTCAGAGCCTTTCTTTCCCACTTTCCCTTTCTCCAGGAAAACGAAGTGGACATTCTGGTTGAACACAGTGTCATCAAAGAGTTTAAAAAAGGCACCGTCCTACTCCGTGAAGGAAGTATTTCCAAGGAGTGCTATGCTGTTATTCGCGGTTGCGTTCGCGAATACTACCTCAAGGAAGGCCAGGACAGATCCACCGCTTTTTTTACGGAAGGTCAATCGGTCAATTCCTTTTCCAGTTACACCAATCAGCTTCCCTCCCGGCATTTTTTGGAATGCTCAGAAGATTGTTTGCTCACGGTTGGTTCCCAATCCCTGGTGGACGAGATGTGTGCTCGTATTCCCAGACTGGCTGAATTGATTCAAACCGAAGTGGAAAAAGATGCCGGTGCGCTGCAGGATAGAATGGCCTCCTTTATGACCTCCACTCCAGAAGAGCGCTTTACGGATTTGCTGGAATCCAATCCCGGGTTGATGAACCGTGTACCTCAACATCAAATTGCCAGCTATTTAGGTGTAACTCCTGAATCCTTGAGCCGCATAAAAAGAAGGTTCTTTCAGAAAAAAGATTCAGCTTAA
- a CDS encoding DUF4386 domain-containing protein yields the protein MNSMTPLSRRSSQWAGAMYLIIAVVGGFSIGTVPEKIVQMDDAATTFQNLMDHSLLFRFGMAGDIVVLIMEVVLTVLLFQLFKSYGKTAMTVATYSRFAMAIIMGCNLINYLIPAILVEQPEYLQAFSKEQLEGLVLVFLKAHKYGELIWQIFFAIHLPALGYTLLKSQVVHKWLGRLMVIGGMGYGGDSLIQLLGISFEPLSMVFVGLLVAAVIGEFWFAFWLLLKGGKAKNLS from the coding sequence ATGAATTCAATGACTCCCTTAAGTAGACGGTCCTCTCAATGGGCCGGAGCGATGTACCTCATCATTGCCGTTGTTGGTGGATTTAGTATTGGTACAGTGCCCGAAAAAATTGTTCAAATGGACGATGCGGCTACCACTTTTCAGAATTTGATGGATCATTCGCTCCTGTTCCGATTCGGAATGGCCGGTGATATTGTGGTCTTAATTATGGAGGTTGTGCTTACCGTTCTTTTGTTTCAACTGTTCAAGTCCTATGGAAAAACGGCCATGACCGTTGCCACCTATTCTCGGTTTGCCATGGCCATTATTATGGGCTGTAACCTGATCAATTACCTCATTCCCGCCATATTGGTGGAGCAACCTGAATACCTTCAGGCATTCAGCAAAGAGCAACTCGAAGGGTTGGTTTTGGTCTTCCTCAAGGCCCATAAATATGGTGAGTTGATCTGGCAAATCTTCTTTGCGATTCATTTACCCGCTCTTGGGTATACTCTGTTAAAGTCTCAGGTAGTTCATAAATGGCTCGGGCGGTTGATGGTTATTGGAGGAATGGGATATGGCGGAGATAGTTTGATTCAGCTCCTTGGAATTTCTTTTGAGCCCTTGTCCATGGTCTTTGTAGGACTGCTCGTAGCGGCGGTAATAGGTGAATTTTGGTTTGCTTTCTGGCTTTTGCTAAAGGGCGGAAAAGCAAAGAATTTAAGCTGA
- a CDS encoding DUF1801 domain-containing protein has product MAQLVIKTNPEVEQVFAKYPEPARSKMLYLRELVRETAEETEDIDELEETLKWGEPSFVTKNGSTLRMDWKSRSPDEYALYFQCTSRLVDTFRMVFDHEFHFDGKRAIVFHMNEDIPVEALKECIKATLRYHKVKHLMTLGV; this is encoded by the coding sequence ATGGCACAGCTGGTCATTAAAACAAATCCCGAAGTTGAGCAGGTGTTTGCCAAATACCCAGAACCTGCCCGCAGTAAAATGCTGTATTTGCGTGAACTGGTAAGGGAAACTGCCGAAGAAACGGAAGACATCGATGAGCTGGAAGAAACCTTGAAATGGGGAGAGCCCAGTTTTGTCACCAAAAATGGCAGTACGCTTCGGATGGATTGGAAGTCAAGATCACCTGATGAATACGCCCTCTATTTCCAATGCACCAGCCGATTGGTCGATACTTTTCGAATGGTTTTTGATCATGAATTTCATTTCGATGGTAAACGGGCCATCGTCTTTCACATGAATGAGGATATACCCGTTGAGGCGCTAAAAGAATGCATCAAAGCCACCTTAAGGTATCACAAGGTAAAGCACCTGATGACCCTTGGGGTATAA
- a CDS encoding histidine kinase: MHLIRLLVCFALALSLMPVSQLFGQGIPYQNLNLDDGLRDQKCYDLHQDELGYLWIGTNTGLQRYDGKNFKNFPTQQNFVNEIYRLIMIYGRTYLLSSTYEILLLTGDSIIHPPEFHSLDSFLLATNQHVHNWGINDSNYLEIGLRSRGKKEINNIIIHPDHSWDLHSYTPKEGEYALVKCYKRGTIVSCHNRLTSHLWAIIQKGNSQSKLFLNSQHIRYQNFLSESDVSPQGNVATAFSHRVIALIDQKEYYFEFDHVVNSGSLWFQNDTTLWLGVNDGDAIRVQFSTIDSSRTRLERFPEFQHVTKFYPTKSGGLFIASFGNGLYYLPRLDLSYEYKKSKVKGIAQFKNKLALLTHDQTVVYQTNQSYDTLCAENVRIDQIVGMPERLLIFGNFDGQRKESNHYYMPWFGHTEIWADSNQLLTFQKKGFFRLMDSLEVNAPHAMHFHQCLGIDKSYYYGLREHHLYVASTENPKSIQKIDWPVPLHSLCSSNGRVFVIDHSGTLFEIVDTTQFIPIYQDSSLLMNPVLKIEAQPESYTLLFKDLLLQISQSDTGFTRTSLPRYSEMFQGQFKSFERIADTLYLLDESFVYRIPFPLRNQPIVHKPIIQFSGKTFAGENSGNVSSDGSPSKIEISTFNFAQNPFILNSLHLYGSESESNFNLTSPTFILPKLPPGDHEMSIKTVNLANETESPKTNLALIVPTPIWQRWWFIPSAMLAFFLPLGFSATLYFRSKIKANELAHRLNVLRSKSVSAQLKPHFTFNAMASIQFLITEGRLEEAEEYLSKFANLLRSVLANMNRSWYSFDLEKGMLENYLAIENLRFQRSTELEFINQTQREYFEFCVPPLFLQVLIENSIHHGIAPSSKTGKIQVIISLQPNQLLQFVVRDNGVGIHPDRLKLLQAEIYESTGLKTLSDRLKLIAQTEKVSCSMEYHLLDQDDYQTEIRILIPIKSC; this comes from the coding sequence TTGCACCTTATTCGACTACTTGTCTGCTTTGCCCTGGCCCTCTCGCTGATGCCCGTTAGTCAGTTATTCGGCCAAGGAATCCCCTATCAAAACCTAAACTTGGATGATGGTTTACGGGATCAAAAATGCTATGACCTTCATCAGGATGAACTGGGCTACCTGTGGATAGGCACCAATACTGGCCTGCAGCGATACGACGGAAAGAACTTCAAAAACTTCCCAACCCAACAGAATTTCGTCAACGAGATATATAGACTAATCATGATCTATGGGCGAACCTATTTGTTATCGAGCACCTATGAGATCTTGCTGTTAACCGGCGATTCTATCATCCATCCACCAGAATTTCATTCCCTTGATTCTTTTTTGCTGGCCACCAATCAACACGTACATAATTGGGGAATTAACGATTCCAATTACCTGGAAATAGGCCTACGGTCGCGTGGCAAAAAAGAAATCAACAACATTATCATCCATCCAGACCATTCCTGGGATCTTCATTCCTATACCCCAAAAGAAGGGGAGTATGCCTTGGTCAAATGCTACAAGCGGGGAACTATTGTCAGCTGTCACAACAGATTGACAAGTCATCTTTGGGCCATTATTCAAAAAGGAAATTCTCAATCCAAATTATTCCTCAATAGCCAGCATATTCGTTATCAAAATTTCTTGAGCGAATCAGATGTTTCTCCTCAAGGAAATGTGGCCACAGCCTTTAGCCATCGAGTGATTGCCCTCATTGACCAAAAGGAATACTATTTTGAGTTTGATCATGTAGTTAATTCCGGCTCGCTGTGGTTTCAGAATGATACCACCTTGTGGTTAGGCGTTAATGATGGGGACGCAATAAGGGTCCAGTTTTCCACTATTGACAGTAGCAGAACGCGGTTGGAGAGGTTTCCCGAATTTCAGCACGTCACCAAGTTTTATCCAACAAAATCGGGTGGGCTTTTTATCGCTTCTTTTGGAAATGGTCTTTACTACCTCCCCCGTCTTGATTTGAGTTATGAATACAAGAAAAGCAAGGTAAAAGGAATCGCTCAATTCAAAAATAAATTGGCATTACTCACTCATGACCAAACGGTGGTATATCAAACTAATCAGAGTTACGACACCTTGTGTGCTGAAAATGTCCGGATTGATCAGATTGTTGGCATGCCGGAACGCCTGTTGATTTTTGGAAATTTTGATGGACAAAGAAAGGAGTCTAATCACTACTACATGCCTTGGTTCGGACATACCGAGATATGGGCCGACTCCAATCAGCTACTGACCTTTCAGAAAAAAGGCTTTTTCCGGCTTATGGACTCTCTGGAAGTAAACGCGCCACATGCCATGCATTTTCATCAGTGCTTAGGGATAGACAAATCATACTATTATGGGCTTAGAGAACATCATCTCTATGTGGCCTCTACGGAGAATCCTAAGTCCATTCAAAAAATCGACTGGCCTGTTCCCCTCCACAGTCTGTGTAGCAGCAACGGTCGCGTTTTTGTCATTGATCACTCCGGCACCTTGTTCGAAATCGTAGACACGACCCAATTCATTCCCATCTATCAGGATTCCAGCCTGCTCATGAATCCCGTATTGAAAATAGAAGCTCAACCGGAATCGTACACTCTTCTTTTTAAGGATTTACTGCTACAGATTAGTCAATCAGACACCGGATTTACCCGCACTTCCCTCCCCCGTTATTCAGAAATGTTTCAAGGTCAATTTAAAAGCTTTGAACGCATCGCAGATACTTTGTATTTGCTGGACGAAAGTTTTGTTTACCGCATCCCGTTTCCTTTGCGGAACCAACCCATTGTCCATAAGCCCATCATCCAATTTTCGGGAAAAACGTTTGCTGGAGAAAACTCCGGAAATGTCTCGTCCGATGGAAGCCCATCCAAAATCGAGATTTCCACTTTTAACTTCGCTCAAAATCCTTTTATCCTGAACTCACTCCATTTGTACGGAAGCGAATCTGAATCCAATTTCAACCTTACCAGTCCAACATTCATCCTACCCAAACTTCCTCCCGGAGACCACGAAATGTCGATTAAAACGGTCAACCTGGCTAATGAGACCGAATCGCCCAAAACCAATCTGGCTCTCATTGTTCCCACGCCCATTTGGCAACGTTGGTGGTTTATACCTTCTGCCATGCTGGCTTTTTTCCTGCCCCTTGGATTTTCAGCCACGTTGTATTTCCGCTCGAAGATAAAGGCCAATGAGCTCGCCCATCGACTCAATGTATTGAGGTCAAAATCTGTTTCTGCCCAGCTGAAGCCCCATTTTACTTTCAACGCAATGGCGAGCATTCAATTTCTGATTACAGAAGGACGGTTGGAAGAAGCCGAAGAGTATCTGTCCAAATTTGCCAACTTGCTGCGATCGGTTTTGGCCAATATGAACCGAAGCTGGTATTCTTTCGATTTGGAAAAAGGGATGTTGGAAAACTACCTGGCCATCGAGAACCTAAGGTTTCAACGATCTACGGAATTGGAATTTATCAACCAGACGCAAAGGGAGTATTTTGAGTTCTGCGTTCCCCCGCTGTTTTTACAAGTACTCATTGAAAATTCTATTCATCACGGAATTGCACCATCATCCAAAACCGGTAAAATTCAAGTGATCATTTCTCTCCAGCCCAACCAACTCCTCCAATTTGTAGTGCGTGATAATGGTGTAGGCATTCATCCGGATCGGTTGAAATTACTGCAAGCGGAAATCTACGAATCCACTGGCCTCAAAACACTATCGGATCGATTGAAACTCATTGCCCAAACTGAAAAGGTGTCGTGTTCTATGGAATACCACCTCCTTGATCAGGACGACTATCAAACTGAAATAAGAATTCTAATCCCAATCAAATCATGCTAA
- a CDS encoding response regulator transcription factor: MLNQKIRIALVDDEPTATGLIGNYLKRFFEEDIEVVFTCNSPIEALSYLRHQAEIDLLLVDINMPEVSGLELVELIAERKFEVVFITAHADHALKAFQVQALDYILKPIDKSAFVKSMTKVIERVRGLNGLPDLEATKTSSGKLPIIKNGMTLLLDLGKIMYLKAEGSYTRIVTADESHVLSKNLKTVLELLSNDKLIRVNRSYALNADHIKGFSLSKDGMVVLNNGKEVSISRDLKKKVIAQLKALPGQ; this comes from the coding sequence ATGCTAAATCAGAAAATTCGAATTGCCTTGGTGGACGACGAACCCACTGCAACCGGCCTTATTGGAAACTACCTGAAACGTTTTTTTGAAGAGGATATAGAAGTTGTGTTCACTTGCAACTCTCCTATCGAAGCGCTATCCTACCTCCGGCATCAAGCCGAAATAGATTTGCTTTTGGTCGACATTAATATGCCGGAAGTTTCTGGCCTGGAGTTGGTTGAACTCATTGCCGAACGAAAATTTGAAGTAGTGTTTATCACGGCTCATGCTGATCATGCCTTGAAAGCTTTTCAAGTACAAGCCCTGGACTATATCCTCAAGCCCATTGACAAGTCGGCTTTTGTGAAATCGATGACCAAGGTGATTGAACGAGTAAGAGGATTGAATGGTCTGCCTGATCTTGAAGCGACCAAAACATCTTCGGGAAAACTTCCCATTATTAAGAATGGAATGACCCTACTCCTCGATTTGGGCAAAATCATGTACCTGAAAGCCGAAGGAAGTTACACCCGAATTGTGACAGCTGATGAGAGCCATGTTTTGTCCAAAAATTTGAAAACAGTGCTCGAACTCCTGTCCAATGATAAGCTGATTCGAGTCAACCGCTCCTACGCTTTGAACGCAGATCACATCAAAGGTTTTAGCCTGTCTAAGGATGGAATGGTGGTTCTAAACAACGGAAAAGAGGTGAGCATAAGTCGGGATTTGAAGAAAAAAGTAATTGCCCAACTGAAGGCACTACCCGGCCAATAA
- a CDS encoding MarR family transcriptional regulator, producing the protein MKSEYHNAVFQIIKTGHWITDMVSRELKEYGIYEPQFNVLRILQGAKGKPVSVNRILESMIQRSSNITRIIDKLEAKGLVERTLCSTDRRKMDIVITPEGSALLKKLNKKVDEFHKPMMNNLTPDEARTLTELIIKLKQNVT; encoded by the coding sequence ATGAAAAGTGAGTATCATAACGCGGTGTTTCAAATCATCAAAACCGGTCACTGGATTACCGATATGGTTTCTCGGGAGCTTAAGGAATATGGAATTTACGAGCCCCAGTTCAACGTACTCCGCATCCTACAAGGAGCCAAGGGAAAGCCGGTTTCTGTAAATCGCATATTAGAAAGTATGATTCAACGGTCGAGCAACATTACCCGCATTATTGATAAGCTGGAGGCCAAGGGTTTGGTGGAGCGCACATTGTGTTCAACAGACCGGCGCAAAATGGATATTGTGATAACTCCGGAAGGCAGTGCGCTACTGAAAAAGCTAAACAAAAAGGTAGATGAATTTCATAAACCAATGATGAACAACCTGACTCCGGATGAAGCAAGAACATTAACTGAATTAATAATAAAACTCAAACAAAACGTAACATGA
- a CDS encoding NAD(P)H-dependent oxidoreductase, which translates to MKKIVALGGSTSKTSINKKFATYVAHQLENTETEVVDLNDYELPLFSVDLEAEIGSPENAQRLNDVLDSADAIVLSLAEHNGSFPAAFKNAMDWVSRIEMKLWRKKPMLLLSTSPGGRGGASVLATAKTLFPHAGANIIADFSLPSFHSNFSKNGIQDEQLRGALEDKIRQFQQAL; encoded by the coding sequence ATGAAAAAGATTGTAGCCCTAGGTGGAAGCACAAGCAAAACATCCATCAACAAGAAGTTTGCGACTTATGTGGCCCATCAACTGGAAAACACCGAGACCGAAGTCGTGGATCTCAACGATTATGAACTACCCCTATTCAGCGTAGATCTGGAAGCGGAAATAGGATCTCCGGAAAATGCACAACGACTAAATGACGTGCTCGATTCTGCAGATGCCATTGTGCTTTCTCTTGCCGAACACAACGGATCTTTTCCAGCTGCCTTCAAAAATGCCATGGATTGGGTGTCTCGAATTGAAATGAAGCTATGGAGAAAAAAGCCCATGCTGTTGCTCTCTACTTCTCCAGGAGGTCGCGGTGGAGCTTCTGTGTTAGCCACGGCTAAAACGCTATTCCCCCATGCAGGAGCCAACATTATAGCAGACTTCTCCCTTCCTTCTTTCCACAGTAATTTTAGTAAAAACGGTATCCAGGATGAGCAACTACGTGGCGCACTGGAAGATAAGATTCGGCAATTTCAGCAGGCTCTTTGA
- a CDS encoding pirin family protein has translation MQKQVKSIYGYSSIDNLVPGVRGQRAFPTRAFRESDPFLMLDHIGPEKVGANYFLNGEGHDHPHKGFETLSFLLEGTLYHRDSLGNEETLTSGSVQRMNAGSGIIHGGDMASDSDTGRFHSVQLWVNNPSNEKNSKPGIHNVTNQEIPFLLEGGAKLRVIAGTLNGLKGKIKTKATTQIGHLIAEGKSSLEIGTFPNGYTVMVYVLEGEAEVGNRVLREHQLATLEQEGDSLRISTSKQAQLLILSGAPLNEPIAFGGPFVMNTQEEIRQAQVDYELGRFGIIQ, from the coding sequence ATGCAAAAACAAGTCAAATCTATCTACGGATATTCCAGTATCGACAACCTGGTACCCGGAGTTCGCGGGCAGCGAGCCTTTCCCACCCGAGCCTTTCGGGAGTCGGATCCTTTTTTGATGCTCGACCACATTGGCCCTGAAAAAGTGGGGGCCAATTACTTCTTAAATGGAGAGGGTCACGACCATCCACACAAAGGGTTCGAAACGTTGAGCTTCCTGCTGGAAGGCACCTTATATCACCGCGATTCATTGGGCAATGAGGAAACCTTGACTTCTGGATCAGTTCAACGCATGAATGCCGGATCGGGAATTATTCATGGTGGTGATATGGCCTCTGATTCGGATACCGGACGATTTCACAGCGTACAACTTTGGGTAAACAACCCGTCCAACGAAAAGAATTCGAAACCTGGCATTCACAATGTGACTAACCAGGAGATTCCTTTTTTGCTGGAAGGTGGCGCAAAACTCCGAGTAATTGCTGGCACCTTGAATGGTTTAAAAGGAAAAATAAAAACCAAGGCCACCACGCAAATTGGGCATTTGATTGCGGAGGGAAAAAGTAGCCTGGAAATAGGCACCTTCCCGAATGGTTACACCGTGATGGTGTATGTATTGGAAGGAGAGGCCGAAGTAGGAAATCGGGTTCTACGAGAACATCAATTGGCCACCTTGGAGCAAGAAGGAGATTCGTTAAGGATATCAACGTCTAAGCAGGCACAGCTTCTCATCCTTTCCGGAGCTCCTTTGAACGAACCCATTGCATTTGGAGGACCCTTTGTCATGAACACCCAGGAAGAAATTCGTCAGGCCCAGGTAGACTACGAATTAGGACGATTTGGAATCATTCAATAG
- a CDS encoding DUF481 domain-containing protein, producing MKTVLLFLLISLGTIPLFAQQSDSLETDSLQWEIRAGMMGQWQKGNLNQWSVMPNALIRAYKKTFLVELMAKYSYVQVEGITPINDFWTKAIFQYRPTQRLYPVAHSINGFAKSFGIDHSFVNGVGGGVNLIKNNSSYLQLHALGTYLNLQFSNSSPHSSFALGSLIRARLPISKNLSFLWELSTYHSTRQSAFWGGGNEVSLEFKITRRFFALINHQLFYNNIAAEGVEKLNTQTLLELSYQFRN from the coding sequence ATGAAAACCGTTCTTCTTTTCTTGTTGATTAGCCTTGGGACAATACCCTTATTCGCCCAACAAAGTGATTCCCTGGAAACGGATAGCCTCCAATGGGAAATTCGAGCAGGCATGATGGGGCAATGGCAAAAGGGAAATCTAAACCAATGGAGCGTCATGCCAAATGCTCTGATTCGGGCGTATAAAAAGACCTTTTTGGTAGAACTAATGGCCAAGTATTCCTACGTGCAAGTAGAAGGGATAACCCCAATCAATGACTTTTGGACCAAGGCTATTTTTCAGTACCGACCGACTCAAAGGCTCTATCCCGTGGCACACAGCATTAATGGATTTGCTAAATCCTTTGGAATCGACCATTCGTTTGTCAATGGTGTTGGCGGGGGAGTTAACCTCATCAAAAACAACAGCAGTTATTTGCAACTCCATGCCTTGGGTACTTACCTAAACCTGCAATTTAGTAACTCATCGCCCCACTCTTCTTTTGCCTTGGGAAGCCTCATCAGGGCCCGACTTCCCATTTCCAAAAACCTTTCCTTTCTTTGGGAACTGTCAACCTATCACTCCACTCGACAGAGCGCGTTTTGGGGAGGTGGAAATGAGGTTTCACTGGAGTTTAAAATCACACGTCGGTTTTTCGCCTTGATCAATCACCAGCTCTTTTACAACAATATTGCTGCGGAAGGCGTTGAGAAGCTGAATACACAAACCCTGCTTGAGCTAAGTTACCAGTTTAGAAACTGA
- a CDS encoding Crp/Fnr family transcriptional regulator, which produces MKDRLEEYIRNWVPSPLDSEVEEILDLFSPKSFKKGEFFKKPFTKGLEIAFIPEGAIRTIIYDDQGEETTFRIREKNVLLIDPIRLMDPNDSAPREAGAECLEDLSMLVCDFKPFEDLLMTNLALNVVVRKHATQQMIDIGRQQLLFLTGSASDRYNYIMEHHPSLIQKFPLRLIASMIGVTPTQLSRVRNKK; this is translated from the coding sequence ATGAAAGACCGTTTGGAAGAATACATCAGGAACTGGGTCCCTTCTCCGCTTGATTCGGAGGTGGAGGAAATTCTTGACTTATTTAGCCCTAAATCCTTTAAAAAAGGAGAGTTCTTTAAAAAACCCTTTACCAAAGGATTGGAGATTGCCTTTATTCCCGAGGGCGCCATTCGGACGATTATTTATGATGATCAAGGGGAAGAAACCACCTTTCGGATTCGGGAGAAGAATGTCCTGCTCATCGACCCCATAAGGCTAATGGATCCGAATGACAGTGCACCCCGGGAAGCAGGTGCGGAATGCCTGGAGGATCTCTCCATGCTCGTTTGTGACTTTAAACCTTTCGAGGATCTCTTAATGACCAATTTGGCGCTCAATGTGGTGGTTCGTAAACACGCTACCCAGCAAATGATCGATATCGGACGGCAGCAACTCCTATTTCTTACGGGATCTGCCTCAGACCGGTACAACTACATTATGGAGCATCATCCTTCCTTGATTCAAAAATTTCCACTTCGACTGATTGCTTCCATGATCGGAGTTACCCCTACCCAGTTAAGTCGGGTGCGCAACAAAAAGTAG
- a CDS encoding DUF2147 domain-containing protein — protein sequence MRSILIISLMLFSFVASAQSSIQGLWATGDNNTVIEITQVQSHCEGKIKSTDNEDVQKGTLILKDLEKSGDTWEGKIYAPKRESWYDVEITPEANQLIVEVSVGFLSRTLEWSRSK from the coding sequence ATGCGAAGTATCCTAATAATCTCCTTGATGCTCTTCAGCTTTGTGGCAAGTGCTCAATCTTCCATTCAAGGTCTGTGGGCCACTGGTGACAACAATACCGTGATAGAAATAACCCAGGTTCAAAGCCATTGTGAAGGAAAAATTAAAAGCACCGATAACGAAGATGTTCAAAAGGGAACCTTGATTCTAAAGGATCTCGAAAAAAGCGGTGACACCTGGGAAGGGAAAATTTACGCCCCAAAACGGGAGTCGTGGTACGACGTTGAAATCACTCCTGAAGCGAACCAATTAATCGTGGAAGTGAGTGTCGGCTTTTTGAGTCGTACGCTGGAGTGGAGCCGGAGTAAGTGA
- a CDS encoding toxin-antitoxin system YwqK family antitoxin, which yields MKTRLLILLPIYGILILSWVLKYTTYPGWAFSTLVAYSGLALWYFGQGVATIIKNKKFDFSGYFNLLLSLTATVLGFKYLHYPFSDYYAPLVVILLVGSTLYLIIGKNNWFPLSGFEKLNGLLFILLLIPTFLTFNGAPRPMILDEWLGESFDYPAKRNTNWSWVVMDGAEKGKWLHRGNGKMIESGQFTNFYSTGQVYESGRIKNYERNDSCFFFDTAGTIIQILVYGEGDPDQYFPINGPFERHYDNGELFQKGRVENHQRSADWKEFYSNGNIKYNFYTKVDSSVQEQYFMSGQLSDIATYYSDKLTGIRRTYYENGKLRQLVKYHRGNLVGPSLHWYENGQLKQQLNYQNGDLQGEAREWYENGQTQFIGSYLDGKKEGPWLVYYEDGSPKQHCVYVRGRAHGKVTTHDEDGSLHIDFFEHGKKVESLDDYKAIEPPKE from the coding sequence ATGAAAACCCGACTTCTCATCCTACTTCCGATTTATGGAATTCTCATCTTGTCCTGGGTCCTTAAATACACCACCTATCCGGGCTGGGCATTTTCAACGCTGGTTGCCTATTCGGGTTTGGCACTATGGTATTTTGGGCAGGGAGTTGCGACTATCATTAAAAACAAAAAGTTTGATTTTAGCGGCTACTTCAATCTACTCCTGTCTTTGACCGCGACCGTTTTAGGTTTTAAATATCTCCATTATCCATTCTCTGATTATTACGCCCCTTTGGTAGTTATCCTGCTCGTGGGAAGTACCCTTTACCTCATAATCGGAAAGAACAATTGGTTCCCCCTAAGTGGCTTCGAAAAACTGAACGGACTTTTATTCATTCTCCTTCTTATACCAACTTTCCTCACCTTCAATGGAGCTCCCAGGCCCATGATATTGGATGAGTGGCTTGGAGAATCTTTTGATTACCCTGCAAAAAGAAACACGAACTGGTCGTGGGTGGTAATGGACGGAGCGGAAAAAGGAAAGTGGCTCCACCGAGGAAATGGTAAAATGATTGAATCGGGGCAATTCACCAATTTTTATTCGACTGGGCAGGTGTATGAAAGCGGGCGGATTAAAAATTACGAGCGTAACGATTCTTGTTTCTTTTTTGATACTGCAGGTACGATCATTCAAATTCTGGTTTATGGCGAAGGGGACCCGGATCAATACTTTCCAATCAATGGTCCGTTTGAAAGGCATTATGATAACGGAGAATTGTTCCAAAAGGGACGAGTAGAAAATCATCAACGAAGCGCTGACTGGAAGGAGTTCTACTCGAATGGAAATATCAAGTATAATTTTTATACCAAGGTCGACTCCTCGGTACAGGAACAATACTTCATGTCTGGACAGTTGAGTGACATAGCCACCTACTATTCAGATAAACTGACTGGCATTCGAAGGACTTACTACGAAAATGGCAAGCTAAGACAGCTTGTCAAATACCACCGTGGAAACCTCGTTGGGCCCAGTTTACATTGGTATGAGAATGGGCAACTCAAACAACAACTAAACTACCAAAATGGTGATCTTCAAGGAGAGGCAAGAGAATGGTATGAAAATGGACAAACCCAATTTATCGGCAGTTACCTTGACGGCAAAAAAGAAGGCCCCTGGTTAGTCTATTATGAAGACGGAAGCCCAAAGCAACATTGTGTTTACGTTCGGGGAAGAGCCCATGGCAAAGTAACTACCCATGACGAAGATGGCTCACTTCACATCGACTTCTTTGAGCATGGAAAAAAAGTGGAAAGCCTTGACGATTATAAAGCCATTGAACCCCCAAAGGAATAA